In the genome of Brienomyrus brachyistius isolate T26 chromosome 17, BBRACH_0.4, whole genome shotgun sequence, one region contains:
- the LOC125711884 gene encoding uncharacterized protein LOC125711884 isoform X2, translating to MPAPHSSGNQWYCSLQQPNEGQSSELKRKMELQGCDHGARPIREAWDVALACDWLDADENKEIRVYLLKNILPTLIPCLEKLLREVEARGEVARGSATEESEAAPQLRFNPLNFLGHKPNEDLTSSTELLPHHPSLWRPLLPLGWTLLPPWFGAHGAGAAEIDGWRARWQFQGIGATAAGAGTQAGGAQSAQRSTGNACADSGDT from the exons ATGCCTG CTCCTCACTCTAGTGGAAACCAGTGGTACTGCAGCCTGCAGCAGCCAAACGAAGGACAGTCGTctgagctgaagaggaagaTGGAGCTGCAGGGCTGTGACCATGGAGCCAGACCAATCAGAGAGGCCTGGGATGTGGCACTCgcatgtgattggctggatgCTGATGAGAATAAAGAGATCAG GGTTTACCTGCTGAAAAACATTTTGCCAACACTGATTCCCTGCTTGGAGAAGCTCCTCAGAGAGGTGGAGGCGAGGGGGGAAGTAGCGAGAGGGAGCGCGACTGAAGAAAGCGAGGCAGCTCCCCAACTCAGGTTCAACCCTTTGAATTTCCTGGGACATAAACCTAATGAGGACCTCACCTCCTCCACGGAGCTCCTGCCACATCATCCATCTCTGTGGCGCCCCCTATTGCCACTCGGCTGGACCCTATTACCACCTTGGTTTGGAGCTCACGGTGCAGGAGCTGCAGAGATCGATGGGTGGAGAGCGAGATGGCAG TTCCAGGGTATCGGAGCTACAGCAGCAGGTGCAGGAACACAGGCTGGAGGAGCACAGTCTGCACAGAGAAGCACAGGGAATGCCTGTGCCGACAGCGGGGACACCTGA
- the LOC125711884 gene encoding uncharacterized protein LOC125711884 isoform X3 codes for MELQGCDHGARPIREAWDVALACDWLDADENKEIRVYLLKNILPTLIPCLEKLLREVEARGEVARGSATEESEAAPQLRFNPLNFLGHKPNEDLTSSTELLPHHPSLWRPLLPLGWTLLPPWFGAHGAGAAEIDGWRARWQFQGIGATAAGAGTQAGGAQSAQRSTGNACADSGDT; via the exons aTGGAGCTGCAGGGCTGTGACCATGGAGCCAGACCAATCAGAGAGGCCTGGGATGTGGCACTCgcatgtgattggctggatgCTGATGAGAATAAAGAGATCAG GGTTTACCTGCTGAAAAACATTTTGCCAACACTGATTCCCTGCTTGGAGAAGCTCCTCAGAGAGGTGGAGGCGAGGGGGGAAGTAGCGAGAGGGAGCGCGACTGAAGAAAGCGAGGCAGCTCCCCAACTCAGGTTCAACCCTTTGAATTTCCTGGGACATAAACCTAATGAGGACCTCACCTCCTCCACGGAGCTCCTGCCACATCATCCATCTCTGTGGCGCCCCCTATTGCCACTCGGCTGGACCCTATTACCACCTTGGTTTGGAGCTCACGGTGCAGGAGCTGCAGAGATCGATGGGTGGAGAGCGAGATGGCAG TTCCAGGGTATCGGAGCTACAGCAGCAGGTGCAGGAACACAGGCTGGAGGAGCACAGTCTGCACAGAGAAGCACAGGGAATGCCTGTGCCGACAGCGGGGACACCTGA
- the LOC125711884 gene encoding uncharacterized protein LOC125711884 isoform X1: MNMAAPHSSGNQWYCSLQQPNEGQSSELKRKMELQGCDHGARPIREAWDVALACDWLDADENKEIRVYLLKNILPTLIPCLEKLLREVEARGEVARGSATEESEAAPQLRFNPLNFLGHKPNEDLTSSTELLPHHPSLWRPLLPLGWTLLPPWFGAHGAGAAEIDGWRARWQFQGIGATAAGAGTQAGGAQSAQRSTGNACADSGDT; encoded by the exons ATGAATATGGCAGCTCCTCACTCTAGTGGAAACCAGTGGTACTGCAGCCTGCAGCAGCCAAACGAAGGACAGTCGTctgagctgaagaggaagaTGGAGCTGCAGGGCTGTGACCATGGAGCCAGACCAATCAGAGAGGCCTGGGATGTGGCACTCgcatgtgattggctggatgCTGATGAGAATAAAGAGATCAG GGTTTACCTGCTGAAAAACATTTTGCCAACACTGATTCCCTGCTTGGAGAAGCTCCTCAGAGAGGTGGAGGCGAGGGGGGAAGTAGCGAGAGGGAGCGCGACTGAAGAAAGCGAGGCAGCTCCCCAACTCAGGTTCAACCCTTTGAATTTCCTGGGACATAAACCTAATGAGGACCTCACCTCCTCCACGGAGCTCCTGCCACATCATCCATCTCTGTGGCGCCCCCTATTGCCACTCGGCTGGACCCTATTACCACCTTGGTTTGGAGCTCACGGTGCAGGAGCTGCAGAGATCGATGGGTGGAGAGCGAGATGGCAG TTCCAGGGTATCGGAGCTACAGCAGCAGGTGCAGGAACACAGGCTGGAGGAGCACAGTCTGCACAGAGAAGCACAGGGAATGCCTGTGCCGACAGCGGGGACACCTGA